In Cydia amplana chromosome 5, ilCydAmpl1.1, whole genome shotgun sequence, the genomic window ttaaaaacatgttttttcaagGCTAGTTGTAGTTAtctatacctactttttttttaaattggtacataaatattttaggaacaatcttacacagatcgacctaggtagccctaacctaacctaaaccatcagagataaataaatctcttacttacatatttgtcgTGACGATAAAATTAACTTTAGACTTCTATGTAGGCTCATGGCTCATGGTAGGATGGGATGGTAGGCTCAAATCCGTAGTGTAGTATGTTAGGTgctatcgcccacactgttaactataCAACGTTGGACcctatgccttttgtaataaggtccaccgatgatgtacagttaggagtgttgctgtttgtactttaATTTATTCTCTTTAGTCCCTATATTATTACTCTTTGCCAACTTTTTGCTATGGTCTCAAATGTCATCATGATGTCATCCATCAATATCAAGTTGTCAATAGTTGATCAAACCGATCAAACCAAATCtctaaataaaaatcattaaaaaatggCCCCTAAGAAGCCAAATCAACCCAAGCGCGAAGAAGAAATAACAGAAGAGCCACCTGGTTGCAATATCTTCTGCCACTTGGCCACGCATCCACATCTGGTAGGTGCTAAGGTTAATGTGGCGAAGATCGGCATTAtataacataaatttaaaagtggaaaaaaattactgtcttgggtaagacttgaactcacggcctctggatcgatactccagcgatCTGCCATTTgaaccaccaagacctcatccatagccagcaaatctccAACTCACCATCCAGAGGCCGTGGGCTCAAGTCTCacacaagacagtaatttttccacttttaaatttattctaggcTTCATAGCCACACGCACGTAATGCCACAAAGTTGTAACCCAGTACAGTTTCTTTCGGCAAACTATTTTCTTTAAATGCTAGAATAAAAACAATTTGACACAATAATTAGGGAGTTTTTAGGAGACTTTTTAGGTACTTCTCTAATTTATCTGTATCACTTGATAGCCTCCCGCCCACAAGCCAATAGTATGGATCCTTGGGGGCCCAGGAGTGGGTAAGGGCACGCAATGCCACAAGATTGTGAACAAGTACGGTTTTACCCATCTCTCCACGGGAGACCTGCTTCGGGACGAAGTGAAGAAAGACTCGGATCTTGGGAAGCGCATTGCTAAAATCATCAAACATGGTAAGAAGGGaccaacgcaacctaattgtgtttggggttttagaattgtcaagatatgagtattagttgcttgtagaaagaaaagtacagtcagcgataagcCTGTACcaaaaatgtgtatttttatagttcgtttttttaaagtaaagtaaaataaagtaaaattagaaataacttgcaagaaggtaagcgatcttgacatgtcttttaatcgaaaaacgctttttaaaaatcaaaaactattacttatgaaagcagaaaaatataaatgatcgtattagattcataattgttccatatttgccgtaacttatttttaaaatgtgtttttcaattaaaagacacatcaagattgtttaccttatttctaatgctaaaaaaatgaactatacaagcttttatttaacttgcaatgtacctgtgtatatgtatgtttgtagttaactatgtttgtacgggtcaaatcttgcaagttaaatttgacccacttcccgacttccaatgaagctgaaaatttgcatacatatgtaagtcgggtgacaatgcaatattatggtaccatcgagctgatttgattatggagacaggaggtggccataggaaatctgtgataaaacaacgcaacctaagtGTGtcttagttgtctgtggaaagaaaagtacagtcagcgattagcttgtaccaaaaatgcgTATTTTTTCATCTGAAGACCAGTGTTGTGTTATTCCAGGTGAATTAGTGCCCAACGAGGTGGTCCTACGCCTCCTCAAAGAAGCCATCGACAGGAACAAAGCGAACTCCAAAGGTTTTCTCATCGATGGATACCCGCGAGAGAAGAGTCAGGGCGAGGAATTTGA contains:
- the LOC134648277 gene encoding adenylate kinase isoenzyme 1-like — protein: MAPKKPNQPKREEEITEEPPGCNIFCHLATHPHLPPAHKPIVWILGGPGVGKGTQCHKIVNKYGFTHLSTGDLLRDEVKKDSDLGKRIAKIIKHGELVPNEVVLRLLKEAIDRNKANSKGFLIDGYPREKSQGEEFEKAISPANTIIYFEATPDTLRKRILHRAANAKERRFDDTEEAIQIRLKTFMENNDRVLAQYPHKFKKINAERTVDEVFKDVGAILDPIVSLQY